The Avibacterium sp. 20-132 genome segment ATCTTGCTGTTGTGGTTCTGATGTACAAGCCCCTAGCATAAAAAAGCAAGTAATTAGGATTAAAAATTTTTTCATTTTTGACCGCACTTTTATTTGAATATGAAATAAATGATCACATCAAGAAGTACTACTACCCAGCCAATCCATTCAATAGATTGACGTAATTTATGCGCAAATTTCTGACCGCCCCAAGCGGCTAATTTCGCCACTAAAATAAAACGTGCAGCACGAGAAATCGTTGATGTAATTAAAAATGGTAAAAATGCCATTTGCATTACGCCCGCACAAATAGTGAACACTTTATAGGGAATAGGGGAAAATCCAGCAATAAACACCACTAAAATTCCCCATTGTTTAAACCAAGACATCGCTGTGTCTAAGTGAGATTGATAGCCCCATTTAATAATATATTCTTGAATA includes the following:
- a CDS encoding YqaA family protein, whose product is MKIFGAMYDKVMQWSVHRYATAWLIFTSFIESIFFPVPTDVMLVPMAMNRPKQALKLGIYTAIASALGGVVGYGLGYYAFDYIQEYIIKWGYQSHLDTAMSWFKQWGILVVFIAGFSPIPYKVFTICAGVMQMAFLPFLITSTISRAARFILVAKLAAWGGQKFAHKLRQSIEWIGWVVVLLDVIIYFIFK